One segment of Pangasianodon hypophthalmus isolate fPanHyp1 chromosome 10, fPanHyp1.pri, whole genome shotgun sequence DNA contains the following:
- the LOC113538539 gene encoding transmembrane protein 87A, whose amino-acid sequence MAYVSVFLSLCLFLSSVRHTFGAEVSLWNVQIDVNSPKDAIFRKTLYCNTTIFMKFEGDLAACDQKKLAFNVSWYLRSSICYNEVFSTTDSAAEAIFGWDHRLKEDWSGFYSQGYIYFDSCSALFTPKIYYKEFQPFLPLMPQEGKSINQTSHVLEDKPYINAVAKSWSDSPYMFIVRFQPQQHPEASRGRRETGDGDATSNSKDPLSITMTVEMKGSHDYTSPADWPLMMFFMIMCIVYVLFGALWLFWLACYWRDLLRIQFWIGAVIVLGMLEKAVFYSEYQSIRYHGAYNQSAVIFAELLSAVKRSLARILLIIVSLGYGIVKPRLGTTVPRLVAVGLLYLIFSSVEGVLRVTGGFYGTVAFIANLSLSLTDSCVIWWVFMSLSQTTRLLKLRRNVVKLSLYQHFTNTLIFSVLASIIFIIWTSRQFKFVDCQSGWRDLWVDDAFWRLLFSTILLVIMVLLRPSVNSQRFSHSPLIDDDNDDEDAKEPMINEAFEGVKMRGAKSEANSSQKLFSKESSIDEDLKWVEENIPTTIDDVALPMMLDDEEELLKTKMERSKME is encoded by the exons ATGGcatatgtttctgtttttctttcgtTGTGTTTGTTCTTATCATCGGTACGCCATACATTCGGGGCAGAAGTCTCCTTGTGGAATGTCCAAATCGACGTTAATTCA CCCAAGGATGCCATTTTTCGTAAGACTTTGTATTGCAACACTACCATCTTCATGAAAT TTGAGGGAGATTTGGCAGCATGTGACCAGAAAAAATTGGCCTTTAATGTTAGTTGGTATCTTCGCTCATCTATCTGTTACAATGAAGTATTCAGCACCACT GACAGTGCAGCAGAGGCCATTTTTGGTTGGGATCACAGGCTAAAGGAGGACTGGAGTGGCTTCTATAGCCAAGGCTACATCTACTTCGACAGCTGTTCAGCTCTCTTCACCCCTAAG ATTTACTATAAAGAATTTCAACCATTTCTGCCTCTCATGCCCCAA GAGGGCAAGAGTATAAACCAAACCAGCCATGTATTGGAAGATAAACCG tatattaatgcGGTTGCCAAGTCATGGTCAGACAGTCCCTACATGTTTATTGTGAGGTTCCAACCACAGCAACATCCAGAAGCCAGTAGAGGGCGCAGAGAGACAGGGGATGGGGATGCAACCAGCAATTCAAAGGACCCGTTGTCAATTACAA TGACAGTAGAAATGAAGGGTTCTCATGATTACACCTCACCTGCTGACTGGCCTCTAATGATG TTCTTCATGATTATGTGCATCGTGTATGTGCTGTTCGGAGCTCTGTGGCTCTTCTGGCTAGCCTGTTATTGGCGCGATCTGCTAAGGATCCAGTTTTGGATCGGCGCTGTAATCGTCCTGGGCATGCTAGAGAAGGCGGTGTTTTACTCTGAGTACCAAAGCATCAGATACCACGGAGCTTACA ACCAAAGTGCTGTTATCTTTGCTGAACTGCTGTCTGCGGTGAAAAGATCTCTAGCTCGGATCCTCTTGATCATAGTCAGTCTGGGTTATGGCATCGTGAA ACCCAGGCTAGGGACTACAGTACCCAGGCTGGTGGCTGTAGGGCTGCTTTATCTCATCTTCTCCTCAGTGGAGGGTGTCCTCAGGGTTACAGGG GGTTTCTATGGCACAGTGGCTTTTATTGCCaatctcagtctctctcttacCGATTCCTGTGTCATATGGTGG GTGTTCATGAGTCTGTCTCAAACGACCCGGCTCCTGAAGCTTCGCAGAAATGTGGTGAAGCTCTCATTATACCAGCACTTCACCAACACACTCATCTTCTCTGTGCTGG CATCGATCATATTCATCATATGGACAAGCAGACAGTTCAAGTTTGTGGACTGTCAATCA GGCTGGAGAGACCTGTGGGTGGATGATGCTTTCTGGAGGCTGCTCTTCTCCACCATCCTGCTGGTCATCATGGTGCTGCTACGACCCTCTGTAAATAGTCAAAG ATTTTCTCATTCTCCACTtattgatgatgataatgatgatgaagatgcaAAGGAGCCTATGATAAATGAAGCCTTTG AGGGAGTGAAAATGAGAGGAGCAAAGTCTGAGGCAAACTCCAGTCAGAAACTCTTCAGCAAAGAG AGTTCCATAGATGAAGACCTGAAATGGGTGGAAGAGAACATTCCTACAACTATTGATGATGT TGCTTTGCCTATGATGTTGGATGATGAAGAG GAACTTCTCAAAACCAAGATGGAGAGGTCCAAGATGGAATAG